From the genome of Pyxidicoccus trucidator, one region includes:
- a CDS encoding alpha/beta fold hydrolase translates to MTTPNLLPRSASLKVPTSRLRVQHLLVSGAPDGVPVLFIHGNVSSCRFYEETLAAMPPSFRCLAPDLRGFGETERAPIDATRGVGDFADDVHALLEHPDLLPAGKQVHLVGWSAGAGVVMRFALNHPERVASLVLLAPISPAGYGGKKGDTSVAPCWPDFAGSGGGTVNPEFVRRLLAGDTSDENDASPRTVMNRYYFKPPFRLERSREDALVAEMLKMGVGDDFYPGSREPSANWPGVAPGTRGMNNAISGKYFDVRDFPSIPTRPPVLWVRGADDQIVSDTSLFDFGFLGQLGAVPGWPGADVYPPQPMVRQMRAMLDAYRRQGGHAREEVLPGVGHSPHLEAPEVFRSLLLGFLKDGR, encoded by the coding sequence ATGACGACCCCGAACCTGCTGCCTCGAAGCGCATCCCTGAAGGTCCCCACGTCCCGCCTCCGGGTGCAGCACCTGCTGGTGAGCGGTGCTCCGGACGGGGTGCCCGTGCTCTTCATCCACGGCAACGTGTCCTCCTGCCGCTTCTACGAGGAGACGCTGGCGGCGATGCCTCCGTCGTTCCGCTGCCTCGCGCCGGACCTGCGTGGCTTCGGGGAGACGGAGCGCGCGCCCATCGACGCGACTCGCGGCGTGGGTGACTTCGCCGATGACGTGCACGCGCTGCTGGAGCATCCGGACCTGCTGCCCGCGGGGAAGCAGGTGCACCTGGTGGGCTGGTCCGCGGGCGCGGGCGTGGTGATGCGCTTCGCGTTGAATCACCCGGAGCGGGTGGCCTCGCTGGTGCTCCTCGCGCCCATCTCCCCGGCGGGCTATGGCGGCAAGAAGGGAGACACCTCGGTGGCCCCGTGCTGGCCGGACTTCGCGGGCTCGGGCGGCGGCACGGTGAACCCGGAGTTCGTCCGGCGCCTCCTCGCGGGGGACACGTCGGATGAGAACGACGCCTCGCCGCGCACGGTGATGAACCGGTACTACTTCAAGCCGCCCTTCCGCCTGGAGCGCTCGCGGGAGGACGCCCTCGTGGCGGAGATGCTGAAGATGGGCGTGGGCGACGACTTCTATCCGGGCAGCCGCGAGCCTTCCGCGAACTGGCCGGGCGTGGCGCCCGGGACTCGGGGCATGAACAACGCCATCTCCGGGAAGTACTTCGACGTGCGGGACTTCCCCTCCATCCCCACGCGGCCTCCGGTGCTCTGGGTGCGCGGCGCGGATGACCAGATTGTGTCGGACACCTCGCTGTTCGACTTCGGCTTCCTGGGGCAACTGGGCGCGGTGCCGGGCTGGCCTGGAGCGGACGTGTATCCGCCGCAGCCCATGGTGCGGCAGATGCGGGCCATGCTCGACGCGTACCGGCGCCAGGGCGGTCACGCGCGCGAGGAGGTGCTGCCGGGCGTCGGCCACTCGCCGCACCTGGAGGCGCCGGAGGTCTTCCGCTCGCTGCTGCTGGGCTTCTTGAAGGACGGACGCTGA
- a CDS encoding DUF1800 domain-containing protein — MRLLSLWPLVAVLLSCGHGPHPEGASVIWTPPPIDEARAAHVLNRLAFGPSARTLEEVRWLGVDEWVETQLARRSSGSTAALEKKLQALPTLTMSMADLTRDFPQKKQREQALLDGRELQRPALIGLELSAAKVLRAVESPHQLEEVLVDFWFNHFNVSADKGAVRWMVTSYERDAIRPHVFGRFRDLLGATARHPAMLFYLDNWRSTRDGLPMLRAGRKDARPEAVALPEDEAMAEHEDAEEPEPRPGLNENYARELLELHTLGVDGGYTQQDVREVARCFTGWSIRRPRREPEFLFRRRAHDADEKHVLGQRIPPGGTLEDGERVLDLLAKHPATARHVATKLARRFVSDTPPPALVERLAKVFLDSDGDLRTVYRALFQSPEFWAPEVRGTKVKTPFEFVVSALRATGAEVTVRPRLVQSLAKMGEPLYRAPAPTGFPEVAAPWVNSGALVARLNFSLELVSGRLPGTRVALESLASPASSSVEGQVEALGRALLGAPPSAETRATILAALSKRAEAASAEGEPSPVDLPLIAGLLLGSPEFQKQ, encoded by the coding sequence ATGCGCCTTCTGTCCCTCTGGCCCCTGGTGGCCGTCCTGCTCTCGTGTGGGCACGGCCCGCACCCCGAGGGGGCGTCCGTCATCTGGACGCCGCCGCCCATTGATGAGGCACGCGCGGCGCACGTACTCAACCGGCTGGCCTTTGGCCCCTCGGCGCGGACCCTGGAAGAGGTGCGGTGGCTGGGGGTGGACGAATGGGTGGAGACCCAGCTCGCCCGCCGCTCCTCGGGGTCTACAGCGGCGTTGGAGAAGAAGCTTCAGGCGCTCCCCACGCTGACGATGTCGATGGCGGACCTGACGCGCGACTTCCCCCAGAAGAAGCAGCGGGAGCAGGCGCTGCTGGACGGACGCGAGCTTCAGCGCCCCGCGCTCATCGGCCTGGAGCTGTCCGCCGCCAAGGTGCTCCGGGCGGTGGAGAGTCCCCACCAGCTCGAAGAGGTGCTGGTGGACTTCTGGTTCAACCACTTCAACGTGTCGGCGGACAAGGGCGCGGTGCGGTGGATGGTGACGTCCTACGAGCGCGACGCCATCCGCCCGCATGTCTTCGGCCGCTTTCGCGACCTGCTCGGAGCGACGGCCCGTCACCCGGCGATGCTCTTCTACCTGGACAACTGGCGGAGCACCCGGGACGGGCTGCCCATGCTCCGCGCCGGGAGGAAGGACGCGCGGCCGGAAGCCGTGGCCCTGCCCGAGGACGAGGCCATGGCCGAGCACGAGGACGCGGAGGAGCCCGAGCCCCGCCCCGGCCTCAACGAGAACTACGCGCGCGAACTGCTGGAGCTCCACACGCTGGGCGTGGACGGCGGCTACACGCAGCAGGACGTGCGCGAGGTGGCGCGCTGCTTCACCGGCTGGAGCATCCGCCGGCCGCGCCGCGAGCCCGAGTTCCTCTTCCGGCGCCGGGCGCATGACGCGGATGAGAAGCACGTGCTCGGGCAGCGGATTCCCCCGGGAGGGACGCTGGAGGATGGAGAGCGCGTGCTGGACCTGCTGGCGAAGCACCCGGCGACCGCGCGTCACGTCGCGACGAAGCTGGCGCGGCGGTTCGTCTCGGACACGCCACCGCCCGCGCTGGTGGAGCGTCTGGCGAAGGTGTTCCTCGACTCGGATGGGGACCTGCGCACGGTGTACCGCGCGCTCTTCCAGTCACCGGAGTTCTGGGCGCCCGAGGTGCGAGGGACGAAGGTGAAGACGCCCTTCGAGTTCGTGGTGTCGGCGCTGCGGGCGACGGGGGCGGAGGTGACGGTGCGGCCCAGGCTGGTGCAGTCGCTGGCGAAGATGGGCGAGCCGCTCTACCGCGCGCCCGCGCCCACGGGCTTCCCTGAAGTCGCTGCTCCGTGGGTGAACAGCGGCGCGCTGGTGGCCCGGCTCAACTTCAGCCTGGAGCTGGTGTCCGGACGGCTGCCGGGGACTCGCGTGGCGCTGGAGTCGCTGGCCTCGCCTGCCAGCTCCTCGGTGGAAGGCCAGGTTGAGGCGCTCGGCAGGGCGTTGCTGGGAGCGCCGCCGTCGGCGGAGACGCGGGCCACCATCCTCGCCGCGCTGTCGAAGCGGGCGGAGGCCGCCAGCGCCGAGGGCGAGCCGAGCCCCGTGGACCTTCCCCTCATCGCCGGGCTGCTGCTCGGCTCGCCGGAGTTCCAGAAGCAATGA
- a CDS encoding DUF1501 domain-containing protein: protein MSPPLSRRHLLRALGLSGASLLLAPGFLGRALAASPQGPSRRVLVTVFLRGGVDGLSLVPPVEDAAYHRARPALALKSPGSGADAALELDGRFGLHPSLEPLLPLWREGRLAVLHGVGLPVPVRSHFDAQDFVESGTPGRKATADGWLNRALEGEEGGAALRAVALQPTLPRALFGSSGALAMGRLEEFRLRGGRRGEEAASGFSALYAGAVDEALRTTGQGAFEALSRLDEDRLAKLPTDSSVEYPKGPLGQRLRDIARLIRGDMGLEVAATEMGGWDTHAAQGAATGVFANRCRELAGALSAFAADLGPKLEQVTVVVLTEFGRTVRENGSRGTDHGVGSAMLMLGGGVRGGKVYGRFDSLAPEHLQDGRDVPSWTDVRAPLAEALRAARPGVELAKVFPGFTPPAPLGLFAG from the coding sequence ATGAGCCCGCCACTGTCTCGCCGCCACCTGCTGCGCGCCCTGGGCCTGTCGGGCGCGAGTCTCCTCCTTGCACCCGGCTTCCTCGGACGGGCGCTCGCCGCCAGTCCCCAGGGGCCCTCGCGTCGCGTGCTGGTGACGGTCTTCCTGCGCGGCGGCGTGGATGGACTGTCCCTGGTGCCTCCGGTGGAGGACGCGGCGTACCACCGCGCGCGCCCCGCGCTGGCGCTGAAGTCACCGGGGAGCGGTGCCGACGCCGCGCTCGAGCTGGACGGCCGCTTCGGCCTGCATCCAAGCCTCGAACCGCTGCTGCCCCTGTGGCGCGAGGGACGGCTGGCGGTGCTGCATGGCGTAGGGCTGCCGGTGCCCGTGCGCTCGCACTTCGACGCGCAGGACTTCGTGGAGTCCGGGACGCCGGGGCGGAAGGCGACGGCGGACGGGTGGCTCAACCGCGCGCTGGAGGGTGAAGAAGGTGGCGCCGCGCTGCGGGCGGTGGCGCTCCAGCCCACGCTGCCCCGGGCGCTGTTCGGGAGCTCGGGAGCGCTGGCGATGGGACGGCTGGAGGAGTTCCGCCTCCGGGGTGGAAGGCGAGGCGAGGAGGCCGCGAGCGGCTTCAGCGCGCTCTACGCGGGCGCGGTGGACGAGGCGCTGCGCACGACGGGGCAGGGCGCCTTCGAGGCGCTGTCCCGACTGGATGAGGACCGCCTGGCGAAGCTGCCCACGGACTCCTCCGTGGAGTACCCGAAGGGACCACTGGGACAGCGGCTCCGGGACATCGCGAGGCTCATTCGCGGTGACATGGGGCTGGAGGTCGCCGCCACGGAGATGGGCGGCTGGGACACGCACGCGGCGCAGGGCGCGGCGACGGGCGTGTTCGCCAACCGGTGCCGCGAGCTGGCGGGAGCGCTGTCCGCCTTCGCCGCGGACCTCGGGCCGAAGCTGGAGCAGGTGACGGTGGTGGTGCTGACGGAGTTCGGCCGCACGGTGCGGGAGAACGGCAGTCGCGGCACGGACCACGGTGTGGGCAGTGCCATGCTGATGCTCGGTGGAGGCGTGCGGGGAGGGAAGGTGTACGGGCGCTTCGACTCCCTGGCGCCGGAGCACCTCCAGGACGGGCGCGACGTGCCCTCGTGGACGGACGTGCGCGCGCCGCTGGCGGAGGCGCTGCGCGCGGCCCGGCCCGGCGTGGAGCTGGCGAAGGTGTTCCCCGGCTTCACCCCGCCCGCGCCGCTGGGGCTGTTCGCGGGGTAG
- a CDS encoding alpha/beta hydrolase — translation MPRLRRMLVILLSTLAFCYLVLCVAAFSLQRSMLFPAPRAPIALPQNQGFSRLPLKGDLFADTFYLPALPGAPTVVHFHGNGEQLLDQMDLGGRLHAWGLGFLAVEYPGYGASPGSPTEDGIYAAADTALAWLRAQGVSPERTVLSGRSIGTGVAVEMAKRGHGSRVMLVSPYTSIPDVAALSFPFLPTWLLVRDRFNSAAKAPELRLPVLIIHGEQDTLIPVEMGRRLGKRFPQATVETVVGAGHNDVLERSGTKLVDRMAAFALGGP, via the coding sequence ATGCCCCGGCTGCGCCGCATGCTCGTCATCCTGCTCTCCACCCTCGCGTTCTGCTACCTCGTGCTGTGCGTGGCTGCCTTCTCGCTCCAGCGCTCGATGCTCTTCCCCGCGCCCAGGGCACCGATAGCCCTCCCGCAGAACCAGGGCTTCAGCCGCCTGCCGCTGAAGGGAGACCTCTTCGCGGACACCTTCTACCTGCCCGCGCTTCCCGGAGCCCCGACGGTGGTGCACTTCCATGGCAACGGCGAGCAGCTCCTGGACCAGATGGACCTGGGGGGCCGGTTGCACGCGTGGGGCCTCGGCTTCCTCGCCGTCGAGTACCCCGGCTATGGCGCCTCGCCCGGCAGCCCCACCGAGGACGGCATCTACGCCGCCGCGGACACAGCCCTCGCCTGGCTGCGCGCCCAGGGAGTTTCCCCGGAGCGCACGGTGCTCAGTGGCCGCAGCATCGGCACCGGCGTGGCCGTGGAGATGGCGAAGCGTGGCCACGGCAGCCGGGTGATGCTCGTGTCGCCCTACACCTCCATCCCCGACGTGGCGGCCCTGAGCTTCCCCTTCCTGCCCACCTGGCTCCTCGTGAGGGACCGCTTCAACTCCGCCGCCAAGGCGCCCGAGCTGCGCTTGCCCGTGCTCATCATCCACGGCGAGCAGGACACGCTCATCCCGGTGGAGATGGGACGCCGGCTCGGGAAGCGCTTCCCCCAGGCCACGGTGGAGACGGTGGTGGGCGCCGGGCACAACGACGTCCTGGAGCGCTCCGGCACGAAGCTCGTGGACCGCATGGCCGCCTTCGCCCTCGGCGGTCCGTGA
- a CDS encoding SGNH/GDSL hydrolase family protein has translation MPSVWLSDFDAISRLRHPKSQGASTSRRVLLLALVAGCAWLSSCKPRADAPRATRVLFIGNSYTYYNNLPRVLEALAASASPPERIETRGVLLGSARLKTHWDGGRAAEAIREGGWSHVVLQEQSTLGVLLVDGRQQINDPERLLSPYARRFHDEAKQRGAKTVLALTWSRRNAPEAQARLNQAFLSLGRELGATVTPMGLAWKTVREQHPDIPLYLDDGSHPTPAGTYLAACTLYATLFGRSPEGLSSTVRGVAIPDGQPEGGEIALVSLPEPTARILQQAAWQAVEALKARGAVIEAPPPRTLPSLPPGASVRWEALPGTWTGELRFYPEEWGRSPAKLRLELARAGAQYTGVLRVTFADGNSEGPFQVRAERGPEGELRFTAPFGANSSGVVRYEAVMGSEGTLVGTAAYEDPTTLDRMFGSWHLEPAR, from the coding sequence ATGCCCTCCGTCTGGCTCTCCGACTTCGACGCCATCTCCCGCCTTCGCCATCCGAAGTCCCAGGGCGCCAGCACCTCGCGACGTGTGTTGCTCCTCGCGCTCGTCGCGGGCTGCGCGTGGCTGTCCTCGTGCAAGCCCCGCGCGGATGCGCCTCGTGCCACGCGGGTGCTGTTCATCGGCAACAGCTACACCTACTACAACAACCTGCCCCGGGTGCTGGAGGCGCTGGCCGCCTCCGCGTCCCCGCCGGAGCGCATCGAGACGCGTGGGGTGCTCCTGGGCAGCGCGCGGCTGAAGACGCACTGGGACGGCGGCAGGGCGGCGGAGGCCATCCGCGAGGGAGGCTGGAGCCACGTCGTCCTCCAGGAGCAGAGCACGCTGGGAGTCCTCCTGGTGGACGGCCGGCAGCAAATCAACGACCCCGAGCGCCTCCTCTCCCCGTACGCCCGGAGGTTCCACGACGAGGCGAAGCAGCGGGGCGCGAAGACGGTCCTCGCGCTGACGTGGTCTCGCCGGAATGCCCCGGAGGCCCAGGCCCGGCTGAACCAGGCGTTCCTCTCGCTGGGCCGTGAGCTGGGCGCCACCGTGACGCCCATGGGGCTCGCCTGGAAGACAGTGCGCGAGCAACACCCCGACATCCCGCTGTACCTCGACGATGGGAGCCACCCCACTCCCGCCGGCACCTATCTCGCGGCCTGCACCCTGTACGCGACGCTCTTCGGCCGCTCCCCGGAGGGGCTGAGCTCCACCGTGCGTGGAGTCGCCATTCCGGACGGCCAGCCGGAGGGCGGAGAAATCGCCCTCGTCTCCCTCCCCGAGCCCACGGCGCGCATCCTCCAGCAGGCCGCGTGGCAGGCCGTCGAGGCACTGAAGGCCCGCGGCGCGGTCATCGAGGCTCCGCCGCCGAGGACGCTGCCCTCGCTCCCGCCCGGCGCGAGCGTGCGCTGGGAGGCGCTCCCCGGCACCTGGACTGGCGAGCTGCGCTTCTACCCCGAGGAGTGGGGCCGGTCGCCCGCGAAGCTGCGGCTGGAGCTGGCGCGCGCCGGAGCGCAGTACACCGGGGTGCTGCGCGTCACCTTCGCTGACGGCAACAGCGAAGGCCCCTTCCAGGTGCGGGCGGAGCGCGGCCCGGAGGGGGAGCTGCGCTTCACCGCGCCCTTCGGCGCCAACTCGTCGGGCGTCGTGCGCTACGAGGCGGTGATGGGCAGCGAAGGGACGCTGGTGGGGACGGCGGCGTACGAGGACCCGACGACGCTCGACCGCATGTTCGGCTCCTGGCACCTGGAGCCCGCGCGCTGA
- a CDS encoding TIGR02269 family lipoprotein, which yields MPSALLALATVLLAACGASSPSLRAWDEAGGTAACAQEDADQCVAIACDEEACGIFNCGDVASEAVARATMSPSVELAQAYRTPWRPPAFRNWRSMGIRPGAQPRMTFHFRYRQGFLPALRQEPGKRVKHHLFPQQEELANWFKDRGVDIHQFTMLIPEHIHREIHGATGRGGRWNQAWREYWFANRGRDVTPLELHRKAVELIFRFELTGPVMPYSTRVDSFGPNIQAP from the coding sequence ATGCCCTCCGCGTTGCTGGCGCTTGCCACGGTGCTGCTGGCCGCATGCGGCGCCAGTTCTCCCTCGCTGCGTGCGTGGGACGAAGCGGGTGGCACGGCTGCATGTGCGCAGGAGGATGCGGACCAGTGCGTCGCGATTGCCTGCGATGAGGAGGCCTGCGGAATCTTCAACTGCGGGGACGTGGCCTCGGAGGCCGTGGCGCGCGCGACGATGTCACCAAGCGTCGAGTTGGCGCAGGCGTACAGGACGCCCTGGCGCCCGCCGGCTTTTCGCAACTGGCGGAGCATGGGCATCCGGCCGGGTGCGCAGCCCCGGATGACGTTCCACTTCCGCTACCGCCAGGGCTTCCTGCCCGCGCTTCGACAAGAGCCGGGCAAGCGGGTCAAGCACCACTTGTTCCCGCAACAGGAGGAGCTCGCGAACTGGTTCAAGGACCGTGGTGTGGACATCCATCAATTCACGATGCTCATTCCGGAGCACATCCATCGCGAGATTCACGGTGCTACCGGGCGCGGTGGGAGGTGGAACCAGGCCTGGCGGGAATACTGGTTTGCGAATCGTGGGCGCGACGTGACTCCCTTGGAGCTTCATCGCAAGGCGGTTGAGCTGATCTTCCGCTTCGAGCTGACCGGCCCGGTCATGCCGTACAGCACCCGGGTGGATTCATTCGGCCCCAACATCCAGGCGCCCTGA
- a CDS encoding double-CXXCG motif protein gives MKFYIVEEDASPPYTGDINGSHMQRLPGKELCPTCGAGGGIGGLNYPCVELSSLPAPELKKLSNSWPVPRPEFERLRELVRPFAPSWARLESGVGLGPLTGKGSGHFGQLFAYLRSDLLVQVQALAQLRDAGVRGLEQSCSILVRFRGKNPPEFHEVQLELRGLPHPDSVSPKSKPPCPTCGSADIRYLSPLILDAASIPPDLDVFRLHQHLDIIASERFKETVTRLELGGVKFREVEAR, from the coding sequence GTGAAATTCTACATCGTCGAAGAGGACGCATCGCCACCCTATACGGGGGACATCAATGGTTCGCACATGCAGCGGCTCCCCGGTAAGGAACTCTGCCCGACGTGTGGCGCCGGCGGTGGCATCGGCGGGTTGAATTATCCGTGCGTGGAGCTGTCCTCCCTGCCCGCACCGGAGCTCAAGAAACTGTCCAACTCGTGGCCCGTTCCCCGGCCTGAGTTCGAGAGGCTGCGTGAGCTGGTGCGGCCCTTTGCTCCTTCATGGGCCCGCCTGGAATCCGGAGTGGGATTGGGTCCCTTGACCGGGAAGGGCTCGGGTCACTTCGGCCAGCTCTTCGCGTACCTGCGCTCGGACCTCCTGGTTCAAGTCCAAGCCCTGGCACAGCTCCGGGATGCCGGGGTGCGCGGTCTGGAGCAGTCGTGCTCCATCCTCGTCCGCTTTCGCGGGAAGAACCCTCCTGAGTTCCATGAGGTGCAACTGGAGCTTCGTGGCCTGCCCCACCCGGACAGCGTGTCGCCCAAGAGCAAGCCTCCGTGCCCCACGTGTGGTTCCGCGGACATCCGGTATCTGTCCCCACTCATCCTCGACGCCGCGTCCATACCGCCGGACCTGGACGTGTTCCGGCTCCACCAGCACCTGGACATCATCGCTTCCGAGCGCTTCAAGGAGACGGTGACGCGGCTGGAGCTGGGAGGCGTGAAGTTCCGTGAGGTGGAGGCCCGCTGA
- a CDS encoding TIGR02269 family lipoprotein: MVRALLMPSLLLALAMVLLAACGSSSPSLRAWEEADGPASCEQEDAAQCVAVACEDEACGIFDCEDVASEAVARAPLSPGVELAQAYRTPWRPPAFRNWRSMGIRPGAQPRMTFHFRYRQGFLPALRQEPGKRVKHHLFPQQEYLARWFKDRGVDIHKFTMLIPEHIHREIHSGTGRGGSWNQAWREYHAANQRRAVSPEELHRKAVELIFRFELTGPVMPYNFPAGSLGPQIHAP, from the coding sequence ATGGTGCGAGCCCTGCTGATGCCCTCCTTGTTGCTGGCGCTTGCCATGGTGCTGCTGGCCGCGTGTGGCTCCAGTTCTCCCTCGCTGCGTGCGTGGGAGGAAGCGGATGGCCCGGCTTCGTGCGAGCAGGAGGATGCGGCCCAGTGCGTCGCGGTTGCTTGCGAGGACGAGGCCTGCGGAATCTTCGACTGCGAGGACGTGGCCTCGGAGGCCGTGGCGCGTGCGCCGCTGTCACCGGGAGTCGAGCTGGCACAGGCGTACCGGACGCCCTGGCGCCCACCGGCCTTCCGCAACTGGCGGAGCATGGGCATCCGGCCAGGGGCGCAGCCCCGGATGACGTTCCACTTCCGCTACCGCCAGGGCTTCCTGCCCGCGCTCCGGCAGGAGCCGGGCAAGCGGGTCAAGCACCACCTGTTCCCGCAGCAGGAGTACCTTGCGCGGTGGTTCAAGGACCGTGGTGTGGACATCCACAAGTTCACGATGCTCATCCCGGAGCACATCCATCGGGAGATTCACAGCGGCACCGGGCGCGGCGGAAGCTGGAATCAGGCGTGGCGGGAGTATCATGCCGCCAACCAGAGACGCGCGGTGAGCCCCGAAGAGCTCCACCGCAAGGCGGTGGAATTGATCTTCCGTTTCGAGCTGACGGGCCCGGTCATGCCGTACAACTTCCCCGCCGGTTCTCTCGGCCCTCAAATCCACGCTCCGTGA
- a CDS encoding double-CXXCG motif protein yields MGHPLRFHAIEEDTSPPYTGDINGTHKWGLPGVEPCPTCRAGGGIGGLHYPCADLSALPANELKTLSDSWPLPRAEVKRLVELVRPFVPPGARLESGVHLGPLAGKGSGHFGELFVFYSSALLVRREALIQLQEAGLRGLEHVCPTLVRFRGRNPPELLDVQLAAAGRPHRDCVSPKSKPPCPTCGYADIRYLSPLILDAMSLPGDLDVFQLREELSIVVSERFVDAVKRLELGGVKFRELEAR; encoded by the coding sequence ATGGGACATCCTTTGAGATTCCATGCAATCGAGGAGGACACGTCGCCGCCCTATACGGGCGACATCAATGGCACCCACAAGTGGGGGCTACCAGGAGTGGAGCCCTGCCCGACGTGTCGCGCGGGTGGAGGCATTGGCGGTCTGCACTACCCATGTGCGGACCTGTCCGCTCTGCCGGCAAACGAGCTCAAGACGCTGTCCGATTCCTGGCCCCTCCCCAGAGCCGAGGTGAAACGGCTGGTCGAGCTGGTGCGACCTTTCGTGCCACCAGGAGCCCGGTTGGAATCGGGAGTGCACCTGGGGCCTCTGGCGGGCAAGGGGAGTGGGCACTTTGGTGAGCTCTTCGTGTTCTACTCAAGCGCATTGCTGGTACGCCGCGAGGCGCTGATTCAGCTCCAGGAAGCAGGTCTTCGCGGGCTGGAGCATGTCTGCCCCACGCTTGTCCGCTTTCGCGGAAGGAATCCTCCCGAGCTGCTGGACGTGCAATTGGCCGCTGCGGGTCGTCCGCACCGGGATTGTGTGTCGCCGAAGAGCAAGCCTCCCTGTCCCACGTGTGGCTACGCGGACATCCGGTATCTCTCGCCGCTCATTCTGGATGCCATGTCTCTTCCTGGTGACCTGGACGTGTTTCAACTCCGCGAGGAACTCTCCATCGTTGTTTCCGAGCGCTTCGTGGATGCCGTGAAGCGACTGGAGCTGGGAGGCGTGAAGTTCCGTGAGCTGGAGGCTCGCTGA
- a CDS encoding TIGR02269 family lipoprotein, with protein sequence MPSLLLALATVLLAACGSSSPSLRAWDEADGPASCEQEDSDQCVAIACEDETCGIFDCEDVASEAVASAPLSPRVELAQAYRTPWRPPAFRNWRSTGIRPGAQPRMTFHFRYRQGFLPALRQEPGKRVKHHLFPQEPQLADWFRQLGVDIHKFTMLIPEHIHREIHSGTGRGGNWNQAWREYHAANQRRRVPPDELHRKAVELIFRFELTGPVIPYSFPAASFGPQIHAP encoded by the coding sequence ATGCCCTCCTTGTTGCTGGCGCTTGCCACGGTGCTGCTGGCCGCGTGCGGCTCCAGTTCTCCCTCGCTGCGTGCGTGGGACGAAGCGGATGGCCCGGCTTCCTGCGAGCAGGAGGATTCGGACCAGTGCGTCGCGATTGCCTGCGAGGACGAGACCTGCGGAATCTTCGACTGTGAGGACGTGGCCTCGGAGGCCGTGGCGAGCGCGCCGCTGTCACCGCGAGTCGAGCTGGCGCAGGCGTACCGGACGCCCTGGCGCCCGCCGGCCTTCCGCAACTGGCGGAGCACGGGCATCCGGCCGGGTGCGCAGCCCCGGATGACGTTCCACTTCCGCTACCGCCAGGGCTTCCTGCCCGCGCTCCGGCAGGAGCCGGGCAAGCGGGTCAAGCATCACCTGTTCCCCCAGGAGCCACAGCTCGCTGACTGGTTCAGGCAGCTCGGTGTGGACATCCACAAGTTCACGATGCTCATCCCAGAACACATCCACCGTGAAATCCACAGTGGCACCGGGCGGGGAGGGAACTGGAATCAAGCGTGGCGGGAGTACCATGCCGCCAACCAGAGGCGCCGGGTGCCTCCCGACGAGCTTCATCGCAAGGCGGTCGAGCTGATCTTCCGCTTCGAGTTGACGGGGCCGGTCATTCCATACAGCTTCCCCGCCGCGTCCTTCGGTCCTCAAATCCATGCTCCGTGA
- a CDS encoding double-CXXCG motif protein translates to MRFYAIEADTAPPYSGDINGKYKWGLPGVELCPTCRTGGGIGALNHPCADLTSLPAAELKKLSDPWPVPREELSRLTELVRAFVPPGARLEAGAHLGPLTGKGSGHFGPLFVFYSSALLIRSEARVQLQDAGLRGLERACPTLVRFRGKSPPELLDVQLEFQGLPHSDCVSPKSKPPCPTCGYADIRYLSPLVLDAASLPADLDVFRLREEFSIIVSERFKETVTRLELGGVKFREVEAR, encoded by the coding sequence GTGAGGTTCTACGCAATCGAAGCGGACACCGCGCCGCCCTATTCCGGTGACATCAACGGCAAATACAAATGGGGATTGCCCGGAGTGGAGCTATGCCCGACGTGCCGTACCGGCGGTGGCATCGGAGCGCTGAACCATCCCTGCGCGGACCTGACCTCGCTGCCCGCAGCCGAGCTCAAGAAGCTGTCCGATCCATGGCCTGTTCCTCGGGAGGAACTCAGTCGGTTGACCGAGTTGGTGCGTGCCTTTGTGCCACCAGGGGCCCGCCTGGAGGCGGGAGCGCATCTGGGTCCCTTGACAGGGAAGGGCTCGGGCCATTTCGGTCCTCTCTTCGTGTTCTACTCCAGCGCGCTGCTGATCCGCAGCGAGGCGCGGGTTCAATTACAGGACGCGGGCCTGCGCGGGCTGGAGCGCGCCTGCCCGACACTCGTGCGCTTTCGCGGCAAGAGTCCTCCCGAACTGCTGGATGTGCAGCTGGAGTTCCAGGGGCTGCCCCACTCGGACTGTGTGTCCCCGAAGAGCAAGCCCCCATGTCCCACGTGTGGCTATGCGGACATCCGGTACCTCTCACCGCTCGTCCTGGATGCTGCGTCCCTGCCAGCGGACCTGGACGTCTTCCGACTCCGCGAGGAGTTCTCCATCATCGTGTCCGAGCGCTTCAAGGAGACGGTGACGCGGTTGGAGCTGGGAGGCGTGAAGTTCCGTGAAGTGGAGGCCCGCTGA